From one Acidobacteriota bacterium genomic stretch:
- a CDS encoding ABC transporter ATP-binding protein/permease, which yields MAWMSPPTSADPAPENPDRIDSADGGLWGSITRILQLLWRRELAKWRPVMAIAVIITLLASVLEVISPLVMGHAINQVAPSGGAAADFGTALLWLSYGLILRFLAAGLPQARDWLFAPVSQDAQRVASVDAFGHSLGLSLNFHQTRRTGALNRIIERGAGAIDYLIRFLAFNIGPTLIRLVLASIALGVAYDIRLSMIAVVTIAVYVVATVIITEWRVRQRRKMNEADTHFRATAVDILTNFETVKSFAAEARETGRFDKAMGEYNVHYVDTVRSMYVLNTVQALVMNLGLLAVMVLSAWNVIQGTMQIGDLTAVMLMLLSLYAPLNILGWAWREIKQGAVDLEKLHGLLAMVPEVQDAPGARTLDKPKGRVTFDQVSFNHEGRSVGVQNISFDVPAGRKIAFVGTSGAGKSTLLKLLFRFYDTDGGRVLIDGQDVRDLKQDSLRGALGLVPQDVVLFNDTIRANIAYARPDATQEEIRDAARRAQLLDFIESQPDGWNTRVGERGLKLSGGEKQRVGIARVVLADPAILVLDEATSALDSATEAAVQDALDHASAGRTTLMVAHRLSTVISADEILVLEAGRVIERGNHAALLAKGGKYADMWQRQARSTDAALAVT from the coding sequence ATGGCTTGGATGAGCCCACCGACCTCCGCCGATCCGGCCCCCGAAAACCCCGACCGTATCGACAGCGCCGATGGCGGGCTCTGGGGATCGATCACCCGCATCCTGCAGCTGCTCTGGCGACGGGAACTCGCCAAGTGGCGCCCGGTCATGGCGATTGCCGTAATCATCACGCTGCTCGCCTCGGTGCTGGAAGTGATCTCGCCGCTGGTGATGGGTCACGCCATCAACCAGGTCGCGCCCAGCGGCGGCGCCGCGGCCGATTTCGGCACGGCGCTGCTCTGGCTGTCCTACGGTCTCATCCTGCGCTTCCTCGCCGCCGGCTTGCCGCAGGCGCGCGACTGGCTGTTCGCGCCGGTCAGCCAGGATGCGCAGCGTGTGGCCAGTGTCGATGCCTTCGGCCATTCGCTCGGCCTGTCGCTGAACTTCCACCAGACCCGCCGCACCGGCGCCCTGAACCGCATCATCGAACGCGGGGCAGGGGCAATCGACTACCTCATCCGCTTTCTCGCCTTCAATATCGGGCCGACCCTGATCCGCCTGGTTCTGGCCTCGATCGCGCTCGGCGTCGCCTACGACATCCGCCTGTCGATGATCGCGGTCGTCACCATTGCGGTCTATGTGGTGGCCACCGTGATCATCACCGAATGGCGGGTTCGCCAGCGGCGGAAGATGAACGAGGCCGACACGCATTTCCGCGCGACCGCCGTCGACATCCTGACCAACTTCGAAACCGTCAAATCCTTTGCCGCCGAAGCGCGCGAGACTGGCCGGTTCGACAAGGCGATGGGCGAATACAACGTCCATTACGTCGACACCGTGCGCAGCATGTATGTGCTGAACACGGTGCAGGCGCTGGTGATGAACCTTGGCCTCCTCGCCGTGATGGTGCTGTCGGCGTGGAATGTCATCCAGGGCACCATGCAGATCGGCGACCTGACCGCCGTAATGCTGATGCTTCTGTCGCTCTATGCGCCGCTCAACATCCTTGGCTGGGCCTGGCGCGAGATCAAGCAGGGCGCTGTCGACCTCGAAAAGCTGCACGGCTTGCTCGCCATGGTGCCGGAGGTGCAGGACGCGCCGGGTGCCCGCACCCTCGACAAGCCGAAGGGCCGCGTCACGTTCGATCAGGTCTCCTTCAACCATGAAGGCCGGTCTGTCGGTGTACAGAACATCAGCTTCGATGTGCCCGCGGGCCGCAAGATCGCTTTCGTGGGCACGTCGGGTGCCGGCAAGTCGACGCTGCTGAAGCTGCTGTTCCGCTTCTACGACACCGATGGTGGCCGCGTGCTGATCGACGGTCAGGACGTGCGGGACCTCAAGCAGGATTCGCTGCGCGGCGCGCTCGGCCTCGTGCCGCAGGACGTTGTCCTCTTCAATGATACGATCCGCGCCAACATCGCCTATGCCCGCCCGGATGCTACCCAGGAAGAAATCCGCGATGCGGCCCGGCGCGCCCAGTTGCTCGACTTTATCGAGAGCCAGCCGGATGGCTGGAACACCCGCGTCGGCGAGCGCGGCCTGAAGCTTTCGGGCGGCGAAAAACAGCGCGTCGGCATCGCGCGCGTGGTGCTTGCCGATCCGGCGATCCTCGTGCTCGACGAGGCCACCAGCGCGCTCGACAGCGCCACCGAAGCCGCCGTGCAGGACGCGCTCGACCATGCTTCGGCGGGGCGCACGACACTGATGGTGGCACACCGCCTGTCCACCGTGATTTCCGCCGACGAGATCCTCGTTCTCGAAGCGGGACGTGTGATTGAGCGTGGTAACCATGCCGCGCTGCTGGCAAAAGGCGGCAAATATGCTGATATGTGGCAGCGTCAGGCCCGTAGCACGGATGCTGCATTGGCCGTGACCTGA
- a CDS encoding DUF2842 domain-containing protein, which translates to MRKIVASLGMLAFAAFWIWGISMVAPAAGSWPAALEIAFYVLAGTLWILPLRPLLKWMNANAEPEED; encoded by the coding sequence ATGCGCAAGATCGTCGCCTCGCTCGGCATGCTCGCATTCGCGGCGTTCTGGATCTGGGGCATCTCGATGGTAGCCCCGGCGGCGGGCAGCTGGCCGGCCGCGCTTGAAATCGCGTTCTATGTGCTGGCGGGCACGCTCTGGATCCTGCCGCTGCGCCCGCTCCTGAAATGGATGAACGCTAACGCGGAACCCGAGGAAGACTAG
- a CDS encoding COX15/CtaA family protein — translation MTANAISPVAARWIRAWLVLIGLLVYATILVGGATRLTDSGLSITEWRPVTGALPPMDAASWAEEFEKYRSTTQYALQNQGMSLSEFQFIYWWEWGHRQLGRFIGFVAAFGFAVFAIRGWLGNGLAWKLLGLIALGGLQGAIGWWMVSSGMGDTTRVSVAPYRLMTHFSLALLILCFTTWLWLSLGDRPREAAPGRARCVAVALLALVFVQMAAGALVAGLDAGRTYNDWPLMAGELIPSHYIQADLGIRSFFEGRATTQFNHRILAYTLLATSLAAAWRYRATALSREFNALAILVTAQALWGIHTLLNAAPLYQALLHQALGVIVTLAAVHLVWRASTPIHPQPAPA, via the coding sequence ATGACCGCAAACGCAATTTCGCCTGTTGCCGCACGCTGGATCCGCGCCTGGCTCGTCCTCATCGGACTGCTCGTCTACGCGACGATCCTGGTCGGCGGCGCAACCCGGCTTACCGATTCCGGCTTGTCGATCACCGAATGGCGCCCCGTCACCGGTGCGCTGCCGCCGATGGACGCTGCCAGCTGGGCCGAAGAGTTCGAGAAATACCGCTCGACCACCCAGTACGCGCTGCAGAACCAGGGCATGTCGTTGTCGGAGTTCCAGTTCATCTACTGGTGGGAATGGGGCCACCGCCAGCTCGGCCGCTTCATAGGTTTCGTAGCCGCCTTCGGCTTCGCCGTTTTTGCCATCCGGGGCTGGCTCGGCAACGGCCTTGCCTGGAAGCTGCTCGGGCTGATCGCGCTCGGAGGCCTGCAGGGCGCCATCGGCTGGTGGATGGTGTCCAGCGGCATGGGCGACACGACCCGGGTTTCGGTCGCGCCTTACCGGTTGATGACCCACTTCAGCCTGGCGCTGCTGATCCTCTGTTTCACCACCTGGCTCTGGCTTTCGCTCGGAGACCGCCCGCGGGAGGCTGCGCCGGGCCGCGCCCGGTGCGTGGCCGTGGCGCTGCTGGCGCTCGTGTTCGTCCAGATGGCGGCCGGGGCACTTGTGGCGGGGCTCGACGCCGGGCGCACATATAATGACTGGCCGCTGATGGCGGGGGAGCTGATCCCGTCACATTATATACAGGCTGACCTTGGTATCCGCAGCTTCTTCGAAGGCCGCGCGACAACCCAGTTCAATCACCGCATCCTGGCCTACACGTTGCTGGCAACCAGCCTCGCGGCCGCCTGGCGCTACCGGGCGACCGCGCTGTCGCGTGAATTCAACGCGCTGGCAATCCTCGTCACGGCGCAGGCGCTATGGGGTATCCACACGCTCCTGAACGCCGCGCCCCTGTACCAGGCGCTGCTGCACCAGGCGCTCGGGGTGATTGTCACGCTGGCCGCCGTCCATCTCGTCTGGCGGGCCTCAACGCCTATTCATCCCCAACCGGCTCCAGCGTGA